From one Catellatospora sp. IY07-71 genomic stretch:
- a CDS encoding 8-oxo-dGTP diphosphatase: MPLTPIIATLAYVLSPDGGSVLLLHRDKRPDDIHYGKHVGLGGRVERDEDVLTGVKREVQEESGLIARELSLRGTVSWPGFGKGGADWFGFVFRVDSFDGVAHEGNHEGTLTWLPLERLFEVPMWASDREWLPMVFDDDPRPFHGVMPYRDGEMLSWSYLR; this comes from the coding sequence ATGCCACTGACGCCGATCATCGCCACGCTCGCCTACGTGCTCTCCCCGGACGGCGGCAGCGTGCTGCTGCTGCACCGGGACAAGCGGCCCGACGACATCCACTACGGCAAGCATGTCGGGCTCGGCGGCCGGGTCGAGCGCGACGAGGACGTGCTCACCGGCGTCAAGCGTGAGGTGCAGGAGGAGTCCGGCCTGATCGCACGGGAGCTGTCGCTGCGCGGCACGGTGTCCTGGCCCGGGTTCGGCAAGGGCGGCGCGGACTGGTTCGGCTTCGTGTTCCGCGTCGACTCCTTCGACGGCGTCGCGCATGAGGGCAACCACGAGGGCACGCTGACCTGGCTGCCGCTCGAGCGGCTGTTCGAGGTGCCCATGTGGGCCAGCGACCGGGAGTGGCTGCCCATGGTCTTCGACGACGACCCGCGCCCGTTCCACGGCGTCATGCCCTACCGCGACGGCGAGATGCTCAGCTGGAGCTACCTGCGCTGA
- a CDS encoding type II toxin-antitoxin system RelE/ParE family toxin produces MWEINLHEEVETWFLELCATDPISADLVAEAIDLLAEHGPALGRPLVDRIQTSRFHHMKELRPGSSGSTEVRLLFAFDPLREAIFLIAGDKSGQWKRWYQSAVPLADERLEEHLTRLKEERR; encoded by the coding sequence GTGTGGGAAATCAACCTCCACGAAGAGGTCGAGACTTGGTTCCTGGAGCTGTGCGCCACCGATCCGATCAGCGCCGACCTGGTCGCCGAGGCCATCGATCTGCTCGCCGAGCACGGCCCGGCGCTCGGCCGACCGTTGGTCGATCGGATTCAGACCAGCAGATTCCACCATATGAAGGAACTGCGACCGGGCTCCTCCGGCTCGACAGAGGTTCGGCTGCTCTTCGCGTTCGACCCGCTACGCGAGGCGATCTTCCTTATCGCCGGGGACAAGTCCGGACAGTGGAAACGGTGGTACCAGAGCGCGGTTCCCCTGGCAGACGAACGGCTTGAAGAACATCTGACGAGGCTGAAGGAGGAACGGCGATGA
- a CDS encoding YbjQ family protein yields MRDAVNRGGVLVVTTDQLPGYTVRTVFGEVLGLSARTLSPYTEGFKNVNDGTGVSMDVRIHMLTECRLEAVDRMARVARRMGANAVLAMRFDNRQVTESWVEICAYGTAVHAEVAALPRPRKPATSAPATDMSLKSA; encoded by the coding sequence ATGAGGGATGCGGTCAACCGCGGGGGCGTGCTGGTCGTCACGACGGACCAACTGCCGGGGTACACGGTCAGGACGGTCTTCGGCGAGGTGCTCGGCCTGTCGGCGCGGACGCTCAGCCCGTACACCGAAGGCTTCAAGAACGTCAACGACGGCACCGGCGTCAGCATGGACGTGCGCATCCACATGCTGACCGAGTGCCGGCTGGAGGCCGTCGACCGCATGGCGCGCGTCGCCCGGCGCATGGGCGCCAACGCGGTGCTCGCGATGCGCTTCGACAACCGCCAGGTCACCGAGTCGTGGGTGGAGATCTGCGCCTACGGCACGGCGGTGCACGCGGAGGTGGCCGCGCTGCCCCGCCCTAGAAAGCCGGCAACCTCCGCGCCGGCTACCGACATGTCGCTAAAATCCGCATAG
- a CDS encoding helix-turn-helix domain-containing protein, whose amino-acid sequence MTAPSNWRDVKAKARTADPTWDTEERTVRRARMREEMLASVSGAQLAEIRKQLGLTQSQLAETAGLSQARISQIESGAATSLESLRAYVTGLGGHLDIVARIGNIQLNIA is encoded by the coding sequence ATGACCGCCCCATCGAATTGGCGGGATGTGAAGGCCAAGGCCCGCACCGCGGACCCCACCTGGGACACCGAGGAGCGCACGGTCCGTCGAGCCCGCATGCGCGAGGAGATGCTTGCCTCCGTCAGCGGCGCCCAGCTCGCGGAGATCCGCAAGCAGCTCGGCCTCACCCAAAGCCAGCTCGCCGAGACCGCGGGTCTGTCCCAGGCTCGGATCAGTCAAATCGAGAGCGGTGCCGCGACCAGTCTGGAGAGTCTGCGCGCCTATGTGACCGGGCTCGGCGGCCACCTCGACATCGTCGCCCGCATCGGCAACATCCAGCTCAACATCGCCTGA
- a CDS encoding ABC transporter ATP-binding protein, which produces MTGPAIEAIGVARTYAMDGVSVAALRGVTLTIEHGEHVAIVGPSGSGKSTLMHLLGGLDQPTSGELRIGGRDVAGLSPAEMAHLRNATIGFVFQAFHLLARTSALDNVALPLVYRGLGAKERRARAAVMLERVGLGHRLDHRPNQMSGGEQQRVAIARALVTEPAVLLADEPTGNLDQATGAAVLELLERLNTAEGVAVVLVTHDREVAARARRQITMRDGVVVSDSAAPGPVIPQQRSSGPGEQPGDDGGEAAR; this is translated from the coding sequence GTGACCGGGCCCGCCATCGAGGCGATCGGGGTGGCCCGCACGTACGCCATGGACGGGGTGAGCGTGGCCGCGCTGCGCGGGGTGACCCTCACCATCGAGCACGGCGAGCACGTGGCCATCGTCGGCCCGTCCGGTTCGGGCAAGTCGACGCTGATGCACCTGCTCGGCGGCCTGGACCAGCCGACCTCGGGCGAGCTGCGCATCGGCGGCCGCGACGTGGCCGGGCTGAGCCCGGCGGAGATGGCGCACCTGCGCAACGCCACCATCGGCTTCGTGTTCCAGGCGTTCCACCTGCTGGCCCGCACCAGCGCGCTGGACAACGTGGCGCTGCCGCTGGTGTATCGCGGCCTCGGCGCGAAGGAACGCCGGGCGCGGGCGGCGGTGATGCTGGAGCGGGTCGGCCTGGGGCACCGGCTGGACCACAGGCCCAACCAGATGTCCGGCGGCGAGCAGCAGCGCGTGGCCATCGCGCGGGCGCTGGTCACCGAGCCCGCCGTGCTGCTGGCCGACGAGCCCACCGGCAACCTGGACCAGGCCACCGGCGCGGCCGTGCTGGAGCTGCTGGAGCGGCTCAACACGGCCGAGGGGGTGGCCGTGGTGCTGGTGACGCACGACCGGGAGGTGGCCGCGCGGGCGCGGCGGCAGATCACGATGCGCGACGGCGTCGTGGTCTCCGACAGCGCCGCGCCGGGGCCGGTCATCCCGCAGCAGCGCAGCTCCGGCCCGGGTGAGCAGCCGGGCGACGACGGCGGGGAGGCGGCCCGGTGA
- a CDS encoding glycogen debranching N-terminal domain-containing protein, translating to MTIVEGTTFSICAPSGDMEPGGAQGLFFRDTRIISRWQLRVDGQAPQPLSVVDADAYAARFMLRRQPAAGHADSTLLVVRERCVGEGMREIVTLTNVGREATLVHLELHVDSDFADLFAVKEGHAGGSATHSSASGVNLVFSRPDGSRGLLVHATGEPTSTHNGLSWQVVIPARDEWRTEIVVHPVVESRRIEPRFRDHMEAEEAEAHTWRRNVTSIRAQHQDLNLVLRRSVRDLDALRISTGEEPGQTFVAAGAPWFMTLFGRDSLLTSWMTLPLDPKLAVGTLHTLAALQGRGVDPRTEEEPGRILHELRLGPQSASALGGTHYYGTIDASPLFVALLGEAWRWGAAESDVRTLLPAADAVLAWLDGYGDRDGDGFVEYQRATDRGLFNQGWKDSWDGVNDAAGQLAEPPVALAEVQAYAYAAWLGRADLADAFGEPAVADNCRQRAEKLRARFAEAFWLHDEGYFAIALDGRKRQMDAMSSNVGHCLWTGIVTDEHAERLVARLSQPDMDSGFGLRTLSDRSGAYNPMSYHNGSVWPHDTALCVAGLMRYAHIPGAVELAHRLTAGLLRAATAFGGRLPELFCGFAADQFHPPVPYPTSCSPQAWASAAPLLIVRAFLGLDLNVPRGEVVLRPRLPQEWGTVTLDRLPFNGSLLKITASGTEAEVQGLPEPPNVSG from the coding sequence GTGACCATCGTCGAAGGCACCACGTTCAGCATCTGCGCGCCCAGCGGGGACATGGAGCCCGGGGGCGCGCAGGGGCTGTTCTTCCGGGACACCCGGATCATCTCGCGCTGGCAGTTGCGGGTGGACGGGCAGGCGCCGCAGCCGCTGTCGGTGGTCGACGCCGACGCGTACGCCGCCCGGTTCATGCTGCGCCGCCAGCCCGCCGCCGGGCACGCCGACAGCACGCTGCTGGTGGTGCGCGAGCGCTGCGTCGGCGAGGGCATGCGTGAGATCGTCACGCTGACCAACGTCGGCCGCGAGGCGACGCTGGTGCACCTGGAGCTGCACGTCGACTCCGACTTCGCGGACCTGTTCGCGGTGAAGGAGGGACACGCCGGCGGCTCGGCCACGCACTCCAGCGCCAGCGGCGTGAACCTGGTGTTCAGCCGCCCTGACGGCTCGCGCGGCCTGCTGGTGCACGCCACCGGCGAGCCGACGAGCACGCACAACGGGCTGAGCTGGCAGGTGGTGATCCCGGCGCGGGACGAGTGGCGCACCGAGATCGTGGTGCACCCGGTGGTGGAGAGCCGCCGCATCGAGCCGCGCTTTCGCGACCACATGGAGGCCGAGGAGGCCGAGGCGCACACCTGGCGGCGCAACGTCACCTCGATCCGCGCGCAGCACCAGGACCTCAACCTGGTGCTGCGGCGCAGCGTGCGCGACCTGGACGCGCTGCGCATCTCGACGGGGGAGGAGCCGGGGCAGACCTTCGTCGCGGCCGGCGCGCCCTGGTTCATGACCCTGTTCGGCCGGGACAGCCTGCTCACCTCGTGGATGACGCTGCCGCTGGACCCGAAGCTGGCGGTGGGCACCCTGCATACGCTGGCCGCGCTGCAGGGCCGCGGCGTGGACCCGCGCACCGAGGAGGAGCCCGGCCGGATCCTGCACGAGCTGCGGCTCGGCCCGCAGAGCGCGTCGGCGCTGGGCGGCACCCACTACTACGGCACCATCGACGCCAGCCCGCTGTTCGTCGCCCTGCTGGGGGAGGCCTGGCGGTGGGGCGCGGCCGAGTCGGACGTGCGCACGCTGCTGCCCGCCGCCGACGCGGTGCTGGCCTGGCTCGACGGCTACGGCGACCGCGACGGCGACGGGTTCGTGGAGTACCAGCGGGCCACCGACCGGGGCCTGTTCAACCAGGGCTGGAAGGACAGCTGGGACGGCGTCAACGACGCGGCGGGGCAGCTCGCCGAGCCGCCGGTCGCGCTCGCCGAGGTCCAGGCGTACGCGTACGCGGCCTGGCTCGGCCGCGCCGACCTGGCCGACGCGTTCGGCGAGCCGGCCGTGGCCGACAACTGCCGCCAGCGCGCCGAGAAGCTGCGCGCCCGTTTCGCCGAGGCGTTCTGGCTGCACGACGAGGGCTACTTCGCGATCGCGCTGGACGGGCGCAAGCGGCAGATGGACGCGATGAGCAGCAACGTGGGCCACTGCCTGTGGACCGGCATCGTCACCGACGAGCACGCCGAGCGGCTGGTCGCCCGCCTGTCCCAACCGGACATGGACAGCGGCTTCGGCCTGCGTACGCTGTCGGACCGGTCGGGGGCGTACAACCCGATGAGCTACCACAACGGGTCGGTGTGGCCGCACGACACGGCGCTGTGCGTGGCGGGCCTGATGCGCTACGCCCACATCCCCGGCGCGGTCGAGCTGGCCCACCGGCTCACCGCGGGGCTGCTGCGCGCCGCGACGGCGTTCGGCGGCCGGCTGCCCGAGCTGTTCTGCGGGTTCGCCGCCGACCAGTTCCACCCGCCGGTGCCGTACCCGACCTCGTGCTCGCCGCAGGCCTGGGCCAGCGCCGCGCCGCTGCTGATCGTGCGGGCCTTCCTCGGGCTGGACCTGAACGTGCCGCGCGGCGAGGTGGTGCTGCGTCCGCGGCTGCCGCAGGAGTGGGGCACCGTCACGCTGGACCGGCTGCCGTTCAACGGCTCGCTGCTGAAGATCACCGCGTCGGGCACCGAGGCGGAGGTGCAGGGCCTGCCGGAACCCCCGAACGTCAGCGGCTGA
- a CDS encoding SigB/SigF/SigG family RNA polymerase sigma factor yields MSTRADTLTIEPDPERGSSEPLTEAWTAERDRRVSVALERLRRIPPGDPARDRARDAVIRAGMPLARRLARRFSCRGEDPDDLVQVALLGLIKSVDRYDASHGVRFEHFAAPTMLGELRRHFRDRGWALRVHRRLQELHLEISRAVPQLCQALQRTPDVRDLAGHLGRSENDIRDGLECAHAYAVSSLNSVVRSGSGFAELGELLGEQDRRLESLPDRQAIQAAVATLTPRDQQILALRFCGDLTQAEIAQRLGLSQMHVSRLLARCLQQLRQALADQL; encoded by the coding sequence ATGAGCACCCGTGCCGACACGTTGACTATCGAACCCGACCCGGAACGCGGTTCTTCGGAACCGCTCACCGAGGCGTGGACAGCCGAGCGCGACCGCAGGGTCTCGGTGGCGCTGGAGCGGCTGCGCCGCATACCGCCGGGTGACCCGGCCCGCGACCGGGCCCGGGACGCGGTCATCCGTGCCGGGATGCCGCTGGCCCGGCGGCTGGCCCGGCGGTTCAGCTGCCGCGGCGAGGACCCCGACGACCTCGTGCAGGTCGCGCTGCTGGGCCTGATCAAATCCGTGGACCGGTACGACGCCAGCCACGGCGTCCGGTTCGAGCACTTCGCCGCGCCCACCATGCTCGGCGAGCTGCGCCGGCACTTCCGCGACCGCGGCTGGGCGCTGCGGGTGCACCGGCGGCTGCAGGAGCTGCATCTGGAGATCAGCCGCGCGGTGCCGCAGCTGTGCCAGGCCCTGCAGCGCACCCCGGACGTACGTGACCTGGCCGGGCACCTCGGCCGCTCCGAGAACGACATTCGCGACGGCTTGGAGTGCGCCCACGCGTACGCCGTCAGCTCGCTCAACAGCGTGGTGCGCAGCGGCAGCGGCTTCGCCGAGCTCGGCGAGCTGCTCGGCGAGCAGGACCGCCGCCTGGAGTCGCTGCCCGACCGGCAGGCCATCCAGGCGGCCGTCGCCACGCTCACCCCACGCGACCAGCAGATCCTGGCGCTGCGCTTCTGCGGCGACCTCACCCAGGCCGAGATCGCGCAGCGGCTGGGCCTGTCCCAGATGCACGTGTCACGGCTGCTGGCGCGGTGCCTGCAGCAGCTGCGCCAGGCCCTGGCCGATCAGCTGTGA
- a CDS encoding ABC transporter permease yields MRLAEAWRVALDALRANRLRSGLTMLGMVIGVAAVVILVALGTGTKNEVQAQVEGLGSNLLIVVPGQVSLNAAPAVSRLDQSDLDAVIRVVGSRDRVAVSLTSGESVRAGKESAFTSVLGVLETTPKVFLRDLRTGTYLTRTDVDTGRRVAVLGDSVARVLFGERDPVGQQVTIAGVRFRVIGVFAPLGQSLGVDRDNEVHIPLSTAQRLLATKRVDAFAVKAPDAATIDSLGDDIVAELTRRHPDEQFSAVTQEQILGALGDILGVLTAVLAAIAGISLLVGGVGVSNIMLVSVRERTREIGLRKALGARPRDIGTQFLLEAVLLTTTGGLLGIALGVGVSLAVAALSPVPAALTWWSIALAFGVSCAVGIVFGVAPAQRAGKLDPVVALRTD; encoded by the coding sequence GTGAGGCTGGCGGAGGCGTGGCGGGTCGCGCTGGACGCGCTGCGGGCCAACCGGCTGCGCAGCGGCCTGACCATGCTGGGCATGGTGATCGGCGTCGCGGCCGTGGTGATCCTGGTGGCGCTGGGCACCGGCACCAAGAACGAGGTGCAGGCCCAGGTCGAAGGGCTCGGCTCGAACCTGCTGATCGTGGTGCCCGGCCAGGTGAGCCTCAACGCCGCGCCGGCGGTGTCCCGGCTGGACCAGTCCGATCTGGACGCGGTCATCCGGGTGGTCGGCTCGCGCGACCGGGTGGCGGTGTCGCTGACCTCGGGCGAGAGCGTACGCGCCGGCAAGGAGTCGGCGTTCACCAGCGTGCTGGGCGTGCTGGAGACGACGCCGAAGGTGTTCCTGCGCGACCTGCGCACCGGCACCTACCTGACCCGCACCGATGTGGACACCGGCCGCCGCGTGGCGGTGCTCGGCGACTCGGTGGCGCGGGTCCTGTTCGGCGAGCGCGACCCGGTCGGGCAGCAGGTCACCATCGCGGGCGTGCGCTTCCGGGTGATCGGGGTGTTCGCGCCGCTGGGCCAGAGCCTGGGCGTGGACCGCGACAACGAGGTGCACATCCCGCTGAGCACGGCGCAGCGGCTGCTGGCCACCAAACGGGTGGACGCGTTCGCGGTCAAGGCGCCCGACGCCGCGACCATCGACTCACTCGGCGACGACATCGTCGCGGAGCTGACCCGCCGCCACCCGGACGAGCAGTTCAGCGCGGTGACCCAGGAGCAGATCCTGGGCGCGCTGGGCGACATCCTGGGCGTGCTCACCGCCGTGCTGGCCGCGATCGCGGGCATCTCGCTGCTGGTCGGCGGCGTCGGCGTATCCAACATCATGCTGGTATCCGTCCGCGAGCGCACCCGCGAGATCGGGCTGCGCAAGGCGCTGGGCGCCCGGCCGCGCGACATCGGCACGCAGTTCCTGCTGGAGGCGGTGCTGCTGACCACGACGGGAGGCCTGCTCGGGATCGCGCTCGGGGTGGGCGTGTCCCTCGCCGTGGCCGCGCTGAGCCCCGTGCCCGCGGCGCTGACCTGGTGGTCGATCGCGCTGGCGTTCGGCGTCTCATGCGCGGTCGGCATCGTGTTCGGAGTGGCGCCGGCGCAGCGGGCCGGGAAGCTGGACCCGGTCGTAGCGCTGCGCACTGATTGA